A window from Drosophila nasuta strain 15112-1781.00 chromosome 3, ASM2355853v1, whole genome shotgun sequence encodes these proteins:
- the LOC132788331 gene encoding telomere-binding protein cav-like has protein sequence MTRFNCLWEAKKRFEKEDRFKNRSKDFINKMYIKAVEKGIVVPYKPEEIEIAVHIQRCKLKMVNNQRLDKWHRLASQASSTLLPHSPNGSKVKSDTLIISDDSEEDWQAAALEIPNSTMCFDSEMEMHLELSDEDYATFEANVRSTSTPIDQDLEL, from the coding sequence ATGACACGCTTCAATTGCCTCTGGGAGGCAAAGAAACGTTTCGAAAAAGAAGATCGATTCAAAAATCGCTCCAAGGACTTCATCAACAAAATGTATATCAAGGCGGTAGAGAAAGGAATTGTGGTACCTTATAAACCGGAGGAAATTGAAATAGCTGTGCACATTCAACGTTGCAAACTGAAGATGGTTAACAATCAGCGTTTAGACAAATGGCATCGCTTGGCATCTCAAGCATCATCAACATTGTTGCCCCATAGTCCAAATGGTAGCAAAGTAAAGTCTGATACTTTAATAATTTCGGATGATTCAGAGGAGGATTGGCAAGCTGCAGCGTTGGAAATCCCTAACAGCACCATGTGCTTCGACTCAGAAATGGAGATGCACCTTGAATTAAGTGATGAAGATTACGCCACCTTTGAAGCCAATGTACGTTCCACATCGACGCCGATCGATCAAGATCTAGAGTTATGA
- the LOC132789600 gene encoding uncharacterized protein LOC132789600, with amino-acid sequence MNQKSKPVNKYLAEMEKEKDTLQSFAHSNEYLDGSADLSNNFYNHEETDKPLTNLLEAVKITLNTESDSESSSDSNIASCIENNANFLYFNQSFTDQYEVSQPRCATPDFDVFNMDVQKKRTMSAKISEELPVNQINKEVLQKFAFTEIWVKQQCHPRSNSLLQGRFSTYLENYFKPNESVDKLIEKEQQKGVVNKFYVKPHLSSTSASCSFQTAVGIQSEKILIEKEQQKCFRNQLSMESRQSTIAASNQNSLDVEPYVSPFEDMPEMPKKEKLPGEKKYITVPAGFDLTNLVEYKNPNHWHRRKTTRNDTRP; translated from the exons atgaatcaaaaatcaaagccggttaacaaatatttagctGAAATGGAGAAAGAAAAGGATACTCTTCAATCCTTCGCGCATAGCAATGAATATCTTGATGGTTCGGCGGATTTATCCAATAACTTCTATAATCACGAAGAAACAGACAAACCTCTAACAAATCTTTTGGAAGCTGTTAAG ATAACTCTAAACACAGAAAGTGATTCAGAGAGTTCCAGTGACTCCAACATTGCCTCCTGCAtcgaaaataatgcaaatttt cTTTACTTTAACCAATCATTTACCGATCAATACGAGGTGTCACAACCACGTTGCGCCACGCCTGACTTCGACGTATTCAACATGGACGTCCAGAAAAAACGAACTATGTCTGCTAAGATTAGTGAAGAGTTACCGgtcaatcaaataaataaggaAGTCTTGCAAAAATTTGCGTTCACCGAAATCTGGGTTAAACAGCAATGCCACCCTAGGAGTAATTCTTTGCTGCAGGGTAGATTTTCTACTTATTTGGAAAACTATTTCAAGCCCAATGAATCGGTGGATAAACTAATAGAGAAAGAGCAGCAGAAGGGTGTCGTCAACAAGTTCTATGTGAAACCACACCTA tcCTCTACTTCTGCATCGTGCAGCTTTCAGACTGCTGTGGGCATTCAATCGGAGAAAATACTAATAGAGAAAGAACAGCAGAAGTGTTTCCGTAACCAGCTCTCTATGGAGTCACGCCAA TCTACTATTGCTGCATCGAATCAGAATTCTCTCGATGTTGAGCCCTATGTGTCGCCTTTCGAAGATATGCCCGAAATGCCGAAAAAGGAGAAATTGCCAGGTGAAAAGAAGTATATTACTGTGCCGGCTGGCTTCGATTTGACAAACTTAGTGGAGTATAAGAATCCCAATCATTGGCATCGTCGCAAAACCACTCGTAACGATACTCGTCCATAA
- the LOC132792183 gene encoding T-box transcription factor TBX6 has protein sequence MITMNELVDLRMQQHIAHEIYRQQIMQRIPDPFPPMLPIPMPRHVIMPPRVSLPGVEMTLQNDELWKQFHQIGTEMIITKSGRRMFPSMRLSVSGLDEETNYCVLLEMVPIGDCRYKFSGSQWVPAGGAEPQSPQRMYLHPDSPATGAHWQAQPILFNKVKLTNNTLDNSGHIVLASMHKYQPRLHVIRTADLAQIPWAPQQAFVFAETEFVAVTAYQNDRITKLKIDNNPFAKGFRETGQSRCKRKMSSSPTDDDQDHHAQTSSGSLDMSPGKFTATARSGSASTSTSTSASTLVEATSTATATAITLHNSEQDGPQIKRLRSNGSACSLSSSLDGAELPAAQFPVGASSIGSPPPPPPHQQATTSAFMQHFQQNMQSLLRPSLVDLACTYFGRPPHEYNGPTMTTTATSSPHLYGPTSILQAALPALPVLGLPHSFSVVDETTTDELELDVGSETTQTTSHSPLQQQQQQPTPEAPSKRKGFSISAILGGGS, from the exons ATGATCACCATGAACGAACTGGTCGATCTGCGCATGCAGCAGCACATCGCCCACGAGATTTATCGCCAGCAGATAATGCAACGCATACCAG ATCCCTTTCCGCCGATGTTGCCCATACCGATGCCGCGACACGTGATAATGCCTCCGCGTGTCTCGTTGCCCGGCGTGGAGATGACGCTGCAGAACGATGAGCTCTGGAAGCAGTTCCATCAGATTGGCACGGAAATGATCATCACAAAAAGCGGCAG ACGCATGTTTCCCTCGATGCGCCTCAGCGTTTCAGGTCTCGATGAGGAGACCAACTATTGTGTCCTGCTCGAGATGGTGCCCATTGGCGACTGTCGCTACAAGTTCTCCGGCTCCCAATGGGTGCCAGCTGGCGGTGCCGAGCCACAGAGTCCTCAACGCATGTATCTGCATCCGGATAGTCCGGCAACGGGCGCCCATTGGCAGGCGCAGCCCATTTTATTCAACAAAGTGAAGTTGACGAACAACACGCTGGACAACAGCGGACAT ATCGTCTTGGCCAGCATGCACAAGTATCAGCCACGTTTGCATGTCATACGCACCGCGGACCTGGCCCAGATTCCTTGGGCGCCCCAACAAGCTTTTGTGTTTGCCGAAACGGAATTCGTGGCTGTGACAGCTTATCAG AATGATCGCATCACAAAGCTGAAGATCGACAACAATCCATTTGCCAAAGGTTTCCGCGAAACTGGACAATCACGCTGCAAACGCAAAATGTCTTCATCGCCAACAGATGACGATCAAGATCACCATGCACAGACATCCTCTGGCTCGCTTGACATGTCGCCAGGCAAATTCACTGCGACAGCCAGATCGGGATCAGCCTcgacatccacatccacatcagCATCGACCTTAGTAGAGGCAacttcaacagcaacagcaacagcaataacattGCACAACAGCGAACAGGATGGTCCACAAATTAAGCGACTGAGATCAAATGGTTCCGCCTGTTCGTTATCATCATCGCTCGATGGCGCTGAGTTGCCTGCGGCTCAGTTCCCAGTTGGCGCCAGCAGCATTGGCTcccctccacctccacctccgcATCAACAAGCCACCACCAGCGCATTCATGCAGCATTTCCAGCAGAACATGCAGAGCTTGCTGCGACCCTCGCTCGTTGATCTCGCCTGCACTTATTTTGGCCGGCCACCACATGAGTACAATGGGCCAACAAtgacgacgacagcgacgtcgTCTCCACATTTGTATGGCCCAACGTCGATTTTGCAAGCTGCTTTGCCTGCACTTCCGGTGCTTGGTTTGCCGCACAGCTTTTCCGTTGTGGATGAGACGACAACCGATGAGCTGGAACTGGATGTGGGCAGCGAGACAACACAAACTACATCGCATTCtccactgcagcagcaacagcaacagccaactCCTGAGGCGCCCAGCAAACGCAAAGGCTTCAGCATTTCGGCTATACTGGGAGGTGGGAGttag
- the LOC132792669 gene encoding ubiquitin-protein ligase E3B, with protein MFAQAESQKSSFLEQTKAAREERALEKRREEGAILLQATLKGFVARSKYQKRIIQDFDALLTDEKESDPLLPAVQVYPVLRRFLTQIKLDKNDGRMRERLESICRYVNRVMEVDNPKISYAALCLHKERSLPWIGHIKLLLTNCLLLLPELKPENHADSISLALFLHTLIVFTSPKSWSILRNPQFERLQPAMQKICCNIQGHLVQHGFYKTMRLILLRGTAREELSVKTVTLVAIVTLCLRPLIDGDYSRNLLSQFLSEIFSVPALIYHLHQSTPQCIEQFGSMLLLKRALSISTDFQWFEEFAASMSGTKTLAYLGNIVNMFNIDNQSEAKQLAFPLLTETTTSLLELIPNTVTTKGVFTQWHELLGWHTPCAEPAQNQNVALIKKQFHMLWDHRCIKLLLGDLLKQINENYERIEFQSPQQPSTSNLLRRALERSHTGLLASATCKQTKVSWRKLDNNDVLQVSRICGMYYAALSTLSQMRLDILTGICYNDNVLYDIWLLLTSLGPNCGMKEYLELLRCETAVQKPQTAMLMLFCDCMTHYVTILDEYEMYTEQSPFKLNDYVMLTYFLNNMLFKLINDNILGAKNIVQNPVFVSLHTLLLCLYRRDCRRPFTPPNHWLIPEVKPSTFINDLEKAKRNAMLLLAKMPHIIPHEDRVKLFRKFVQNEKAVMGLTESACASPRSALIVIHRERIVEDGYRQLAAQPTHALKGVIRVRFINQQGLHEAGIDQDGVFKEFLEETIKKVFDPSLNLFKTTSDQRLYPSPISYVQDNHLQLFEFVGRMLGKAVYEGIVVDVPFASFFLSQLLGQTQQALYSCMDELPSLDNELYRSLTFIKHYKQDVADLNLTFSVDQDVMGKIVTHELHPGGKARVVNDHNKLVYIHYMAYFHMNTQIREQTQAFNRGFRSIVNPEWLSLFSPPELQRLISGDTVPLDLRDLRKHTQYYGGFHDSHRVVGWLWDILAKDFTEDERKLFLKFVTSCSKPPLLGFAHLEPPFSIRCVEVGDDEDTGDTIGSVIRGFFTIRKKDPLNRLPTSSTCFNLLKLPNYQKKSTLRDKLRYAVSSNTGFELS; from the exons atgtttgcacaaGCGGAATCCCAGAAAAGCAGCTTCCTGGAGCAGACAAAGGCAGCACGAGAGGAACGTGCATTGGAGAAGCGACGTGAGGAGGGAGCTATTCTATTGCAAGCGACCCTCAAGGGATTCGTCGCACGCAGCAAGTACCAAAAGCGCATCAT CCAAGACTTTGATGCGCTTTTAACGGACGAGAAAGAATCGGATCCGCTGCTACCCGCCGTGCAGGTTTATCCCGTGCTACGTCGTTTTCTCACACAAATCAAATTGGACAAAAATGATGGACGCATGCGTGAACGTCTCGAGTCAATTTGTCGCTATGTGAATCGTGTCATGGAGGTGGATAATCCCAAGATTTCCTATGCCGCACTATGTCTGCACAAAGAGCGCAGTTTGCCGTGGATTGGACACATTAAACTACTGCTAACAAACTGCTTACTGCTTTTGCCAGAACTCAAACCCGAGAATCATGCGGACAGCATATCATTGGCCCTCTTTCTGCACACACTAATTGTGTTCACTTCACCCAAGTCGTGGTCCATACTGCGCAATCCGCAGTTTGAGCGCTTGCAGCCGGCCATGCAGAAGATATGTTGCAACATTCAGGGGCATCTAGTGCAGCATGGTTTCTACAAGACAATGCGG CTTATTCTGCTGCGTGGAACTGCTCGTGAGGAGCTGTCTGTGAAGACTGTGACGCTAGTGGCCATCGTTACACTCTGTCTGCGTCCACTCATTGATGGCGATTACAGTCGCAATTTATTATCTCAGTTTCTCAGCGAAATTTTTTCGGTGCCCGCTCTCATTTATCATCTACATCAGAGCACGCCGCAGTGTATCGAACAGTTTGGCTCTATGTTGCTGTTGAAGCGTGCGTTGAGCATTTCAACGGATTTTCAATGGTTCGAGGAGTTTGCGGCTAGTATGTCCGGGACCAAAACGCTGGCGTATCTGGGCAACATTGTAAACATGTTCAACATTGACAATCAATCCGAGGCCAAGCAATTGGCCTTTCCACTGCTAACC GAGACCACCACATCGCTGCTGGAATTAATACCCAACACGGTGACCACCAAGGGCGTTTTTACGCAGTGGCACGAGCTACTCGGCTGGCATACACCTTGTGCGGAGCCAGCGCAGAACCAAAATGTGGCCCTTATCAAGAAGCAATTTCATATGCTGTGGGATCATCGCTGCATCAAACTGCTGCTGGGTGATTTGCTTAAGCAGATCAATGAGAACTACGAACGCATTGAGTTCCAATCACCACAACAGCCCTCAACCAGCAATCTTCTGCGTCGCGCCCTGGAACGTAGTCACACTGGCTTGTTGGCTAGCGCAACTTGCAAGCAGACAAAGGTCTCTTGGCGTAAGCTAGACAATAACGATGTGCTGCAAGTGTCACGCATCTGTGGAATGTATTATGCAGCACTTAGCACTCTCTCCCAAATGCGTCTCGACATTCTTACCGGCATTTGTTATAATGATAATGTTTTGTATGACATTTGGCTGTTGCTCACTTCGCTGGGTCCCAACTGTGGCATGAAGGAGTATCTGGAACTGTTGCGCTGCGAGACGGCTGTGCAGAAGCCACAGACAGCCATGCTCATGCTCTTCTGTGACTGCATGACGCACTACGTTAC CATTCTGGATGAGTATGAAATGTACACAGAGCAGTCGCCCTTCAAACTCAACGACTATGTTATGCTCACGTATTTTCTGAACAATATGCTTTTCAAACTGATCAATGATAACATTTTGG GTGCCAAGAACATTGTACAAAATCCAGTTTTCGTTTCGCTGCATACGCTGCTGCTTTGTCTATATCGTCGTGACTGTCGTCGTCCCTTTACGCCGCCCAATCATTGGCTCATCCCCGAGGTGAAGCCGTCGACATTCATCAATGATCTGGAAAAGGCCAAACGCAATgctatgctgctgctggcaaagATGCCGCACATTATTCCCCACGAGGATCGGGTCAAGTTATTCCGCAAATTTGTACAGAACGAGAAGGCTGTTATGGGTCTGACGGAGAGCGCCTGTGCCTCGCCACGTTCAGCTCTGATTGTCATTCATCGTGAGCGCATCGTTGAGGATGGCTATCGCCAGTTAGCCGCACAACCCACACATGCTCTTAAAGGAGTCATTCGAGTGCGATTTATCAATCAACAGGGCTTGCATGAGGCGGGCATTGATCAGGATGGTGTCTTCAAGGAGTTTCTCGAGGAGACCATAAAGAAAGTGTTTGATCCATCGCTCAATCTGTTCAAAACCACATCCGATCAGCGACTGTATCCATCGCCCATCTCCTATGTGCAGGACAATCATCTGCAGCTCTTTGAGTTTGTTGGTCGCATGCTGGGCAAAGCTGTTTACGAGGGGATTGTGGTCGATGTGCCTTTCGCCTCGTTCTTTCTCTCCCAGTTGCTGGGACAGACGCAGCAGGCTCTTTATTCATGTATGGATGAGTTGCCTTCGCTGGACAACGAACTCTATCGCAGTCTCACCTTTATCAAGCACTACAAACAAGATGTGGctgatttgaatttaactttttCGGTGGATCAGGATGTTATGGGCAAAATTGTGACGCACGAACTACATCCTGGTGGCAAGGCGCGTGTGGTCAACGACCACAACAAGCTGGTCTACATACATTACATGGCCTACTTTCATATGAACACACAGATTCGTGAGCAAACGCAAGCATTCAATCGTGGCTTCCGCAGCATTGTGAATCCTGAATGGTTGTCGCTGTTCTCGCCACCGGAGCTGCAGCGTCTGATCTCAGGTGATACGGTCCCATTGGATCTGCGAGATTTGCGCAAGCACACACAGTATTATGGTGGTTTTCATGACTCCCACCGCGTTGTTGGCTGGCTGTGGGACATATTGGCAAAAGATTTTACTGAGGACGAGCGCAAATTGTTTCTCAAG TTCGTTACTAGCTGCTCCAAGCCGCCGTTGCTGGGCTTTGCGCATCTGGAGCCTCCATTTTCCATACGCTGCGTGGAGGTTGGCGACGATGAGGACACTGGTGACACTATTGGCAGTGTCATTAGAGGTTTCTTTACTATACGCAAAAAGGATCCACTCAATCGGCTGCCCACCTCGTCCACCTGTTTCAATCTGCTGAAGCTGCCCAACTACCAGAAGAAGTCCACGTTGCGAGACAAACTGCGCTATGCTGTGAGCAGTAACACGGGCTTCGAGCTCTCCTAA
- the LOC132792670 gene encoding T-box transcription factor TBX6, whose product MLALSNIADLRLQQQIAHEIYRQQIMQRLPDPLCGMFASHFAAAPSLPPPPPQPSLPGVSAKLENNELWQQFHHIGTEMIITKSGRRMFPSMRVSLSGLEEETNYCVLLEMVPIGDCRYKFSGSQWVPAGGAEPQSPQRMYLHPDSPATGKHWESQSLLFSKVKLTNNTLDNNGHIVLASMHKYQPRLHIVRAADLSQLHWAPQQAFVFPETEFIAVTAYQNDRITKLKIDNNPFAKGFRETGQSRCKRKLNDSPPPASASGSEAGASVELTISPSAKRLRLAEQRPQPSAAGFVVPPHYLLDTLETNCYLTTSAPQTHRIDYASHIASYPSWAYAPPSPDTSCASSSVSSSASSSSCDSDTDTIVDVVGNATSNAEPESISQVTTAAAPPKPKRSSFSILDILGTTVAPSS is encoded by the exons ATGTTGGCACTCTCGAACATTGCCGATTtgcggctgcagcagcaaatcgCCCATGAGATATATCGCCAGCAGATTATGCAACGTCTACCAG ATCCACTGTGCGGTATGTTTGCTTCACATTTTGCAGCAGCTCCTtcgctgccaccgccacctCCGCAACCCTCGCTGCCTGGCGTCTCGGCCAAGCTGGAAAACAATGAACTGTGGCAACAATTCCACCACATTGGCACTGAAATGATCATCACCAAGAGCGGCCG ACGCATGTTTCCCTCGATGCGTGTCTCGCTCTCTGGCCTCGAGGAGGAGACCAACTATTGTGTGCTGCTGGAGATGGTGCCCATTGGCGACTGTCGCTACAAGTTCTCCGGCTCCCAATGGGTGCCAGCTGGCGGAGCCGAGCCACAGAGTCCACAGCGCATGTATCTGCATCCGGATAGTCCAGCCACAGGCAAACACTGGGAATCACAGTCGCTGCTCTTCAGCAAAGTCAAGTTGACGAACAACACGCTGGATAACAATGGACAT ATCGTTTTGGCCAGCATGCACAAGTATCAGCCACGTTTGCATATCGTACGTGCCGCAGATCTGTCGCAGCTGCATTGGGCGCCACAACAGGCCTTTGTCTTCCCCGAGACAGAGTTCATTGCCGTAACAGCTTATCAG AATGATCGCATCACCAAGCTGAAGATCGACAACAATCCCTTTGCAAAGGGCTTTCGAGAGACCGGGCAATCACGCTGCAAGCGCAAGCTTAACGATTCCCCGCCACCTGCTTCGGCAAGTGGCTCTGAAGCTGGAGCCAGTGTGGAGCTGACAATTTCGCCGTCGGCGAAACGTCTGCGTCTAGCCGAACAGCGTCCTCAACCGTCCGCTGCTGGCTTCGTTGTGCCGCCTCATTATCTGCTGGATACACTGGAGACCAATTGCTATCTCACAACGTCAGCACCTCAAACACATCGCATTGATTATGCCAGCCACATCGCCAGCTATCCAAGTTGGGCTTATGCGCCGCCATCGCCAGATACGTCGTGTGCCTCCTCCTCTGTTTCATCCTCCGCATCTTCCTCAAGTTGCGACTCAGACACCGATACCATTGTGGACGTTGTGGGCAATGCCACAAGCAATGCGGAGCCCGAGTCGATTAGCCAAGTCACCACAGCAGCTGCTCCGCCAAAGCCAAAACGCAGCAGCTTTAGCATCTTGGACATATTAGGCACGACAGTCGCTCCGTCTAGTTAG